A segment of the Zingiber officinale cultivar Zhangliang chromosome 8B, Zo_v1.1, whole genome shotgun sequence genome:
TGGCTAAGGAGCAGCTTGAGAAGGAGAAATTGCTAAAAGAAAAATCCAACACACCTTCCATCAAGGCAACGAAAGAAGAAACTGAACAGTTGCTCGCCCTTGAATCTGCAGAAGGCGGGAATTCATCCAATGGGTCACCTTTGAATCACAAATCGATTCCGGAATCTGGGGCTACCTCAGAGACCTCCAGTAAGCATGGTCAGTGAAATTACCTTATCAAGTAGCTATAAAAGGTCGAAGGCCTGGGGTAAATTAGATCAGTGTTGCATCAAATACAAATAACATGGAGGCGGCATTTGAGAAACTTCTCCCTGTCTGTTTCAGTAAGACTGCTGGCCTGTTCGACATTTCGTTGGGTCAAGTATTTGTTGGCAAAATTAGCTCTTCGTAAAGCATACCAAATAGTTGGATGCTTTTACGACAGCTACTTGCTAAATTCTTACTCTTCTTATTCTTAGTTTACAATATGTGCAAATGTACCTTGTGTTTGTTTCTTATCAACTGGGGCTAATGCAAGTATTCAAATAAGGTTAACTACTTTGCAAAGATTTAAGCCAAGAGGTTTGGAAGTTAAAGcataatctttaattattttcttcGGTCTCTAAGCTTTTCTTTCATTCATCATCACCTAATCAcacaaatattaaatttcttacaATTCTATCATTTCTAATTGTTCATATTTCCTTTCATTCATCATCACCAAATCCTACTCAAATATTGCCGTAATTTTTTTAGAACTCTATCATTTCTGATGGTTTCACATATTTAACATTCGAGGATACAACCATCAAAATTGGAAACACACCCTAAAAAAATTATTTGCGAAAGACAAAGAATAGGCAGATCATccaaacaaaaggaaaaaaagaaaagaaaagagcatACAATCAAGCAATTAATGATAAAATTTTGAGATTCAAAGCAAAATCAACCTGTTCTGATCAATCAGCTCCCAGCAGATTCTCTCATGTTCCAGGTAGAGACCTCACTATCAAGAGTCTTGCATGATTGATCCCTTAATTGGCTATGAATCTGATTCCCGGCTCTGCTTTTTGCTCATCATCAAGGTTTATGATAGCTAAGAAAGAGTTTCTAAGATAACTATTTACAATAAGTTGAACTTGTGCCAAATCTATTTGGAGCTTTGGGCTCACTCACACTTCCAGTTGAAAAACTTCTTAGTCTTTGCCAAAACTCTTTGCTCTTGGTCATGGCCAAAGGGCCTGAGGCCGAGTGCCATTGGAATGAACTAGCTTCGTCTTTATCAAATATTGATTTATCCAACCCATCGAATTCCAATAGAACCCTTTCAGATTCAAGACATGATAGATTACTGACCCCAGCTCCTGCATCTTGAGTTGAGAACTCATCCTGGTTGCAGCTTCTTGTTGTAAAATTAATCTGGTTGCATTCGTTATATACCAACTTTAAGGCCTGAACTACCTCACCCATGAATGGGCGGTGGGAGACTTCAGGCTGGACACACATTGATGCAATCGCTGCAACTTTTGCCACACTATCTATCAGAACACTTGTCGCAAGAACTGGATCGACGATCATCTTCAAATTATCCATATTCGTAAGGAGAGGACGAGCCCATGTAACCAGATTTTCCTGACCTGAGGGTCGTAACATGTCGACTGGCTTTCTACCAGTGAGCAACTCAAGAAGCACAACACCATAACTATAGACATCACTCTTGACGAGAAGGTGCCCTGTCATTGCATATTCCGGGGCAACATATCTAACAAACCATGGCACAAGTCATTTTAGGTTAATGCAGCTAGTTTGAAGATGTGTAAGACAGTTATAGCAAAAGACTACAGTTTAGAACTTACCCAAAGGTTCCCATAACTTGGGTTGAGATATGCAATTTTCCCTCATCCAAGGCAGTTCGAGCCAGACCAAAATCAGACACCTTAGGGGTATAATCATTCTCCAACAAGATGTTACTGGACTTGAAATCGCGATGTATAACCCCAGGGCTCGAATCCTCATGCAAATAAGCAAGGCCTCGAGCTGCACCAAGTGCAATTTTCATACGAGCATTCCAGTCAAGTGGAGCAGTTTTCTTGTCTACACCTGCTTAGAATCAGTTCTTATATGTGAAGCAAAATTAAATTTATGGTACACTTGGCTGTTTCTTCAATAGATGATGACATCCAAACAAAAGAAAATAGAGTCTTACAAGGTTAAGAGTATTATTCTGTGTTAGAGTATCAGTCTCTGTATAAAATAATATGGTGTTCATACTGTGCTACACTCAGGCATGCTTTGGCACtctttgatgtgtgccaataccAACTTAAACCAAATTTATTTTGTAATTCTCTTCGACTTAACTTGTTTATTACAAATCTAAGCCTTAGCAATTGTAGAGacaattaaataaaaatagaacaaCAATATACATTGAATGGAAGGATTATATCTTGTAACATCCTAGTGATCCAGTGAGATTAACCCCATGAATTTTTTTAAACTCCAAATTAAATAACACTCTGAGGTCATCTAGTATTGAATGATTTCTCCATGTATCCATAAATATATATCTCAACTATTGAGAGTTGAAATTAGAATAGGTCAATACTTAATTTCTCTGAGCGTCAATGGTTCTTTTTTACTGTCATTAACGTCTTTCGATTCATTTGGTGCTTCTCCTCCCTCTCTTTATATAGTGTTTCATCTCCACTCCGTGATTAGCAAACAGAATCATTGGATGAGAAATGAGAAGAGAATGTTCATATCTCGACTAGTTACATTCAAAACTGGTCAAAATAGGCCTATCTCACTTGATACCACCAAACCTGTGTGAAATTAGGTGACGAGTCAAGATGGCTCTATCTTAGTTGAACTACTAAGCTTGCATTAGCACAAGAGACACAATGATGTTTACTCGTGCTGACAAAATATCAATATTGGTTGGCAACCAAAACATGTGTTGGCATCTTGATCGATACTTATTAACAGTCGAAACCATGGAGTCATATAAAGTTGACAAACTAATTGGGTAATTAAAATATAATGACACTTGATAAAGAAAAAGCCTTCATTCACTTACCATGTAAATGAGATTCCACGCTACCATTTGGGATTAGTTCATAGACAAGGCACCGTGTATAATCCTCAATGCAAATGCCAATCAGCTTGACTAAGTTCCTGTGATGCAAACGGCTAAGCATCTCAACCTCAGCCAAAAACTCTCGTCCACCTTGCTGGTCATTTCTCTTAAGGACCTTTACAGCAACCTGAATTCCATCTTCAAGTGCACCATGATAGACACGGCCAAAACCACCTTCTCCAATAACTCTGGCTTCATCAAATCTGTTTGTAGCTCTCTCAATCTCAGCTAAAGTAAATGTCTTTGCTGATCCATTATATGTTGTGACACTAGAGCAAATGGAAGCTGATTCTGAAAAAAGCTTACTTCCTAATATGATGTGTCTTGTACCTGCATATTTGTCAATCATTTGGAAGAAGCAAAACATCTAAGAGAGAAAGAAAGGATGTTTACATTTGCATAAATGGCATTAGCTACCATTTTCAGTAATCAATTTATCCTaaaaggtgttttttttttttaaatctgttatCTAACaaatagccgaccccacctagtggaatAAGACTTGACTGTTGTTGTTGTATCGGTTATCTAACAAATACAAGTTCTAGTAAGATAAGAAAACAATTTATTGAACTTCGGAGGAGCATACCTGGTGATTTCCCAAATAAAGAAAGTGTTTTATGAAGATCTATTTCAGGCAGATGACTGTGACCTTGATGCTTCAACAGAAGCCATATAGCCCCCACACACAATATTAACGCTGTAAATGATGAAAGAACAATAACGGGAGTCCAATTCCTGCTggtcttttgtttttgttttctcaCATCGACTCCTAGAGGCTTCATTGTCCTGCCATTGTTGTTATTGTCAAATTCCCCGCTAATGTTAATGCCAACAGGAGCTCTAGGTGGTGAGGGAGGAAGTCctgcaaggattagcagaattgGAAGACAACAAGTAGAATGCTGTATTTACTTTATCGCGTTTTTAgtacctttaaaaaattattcaaagaAAATGTAAGAGAGAGTGCATTAAGAAACACTTTTCATAGCAAAAGTGTTCAGCCCAGAAATTCTAACCTTCCAATTTAATAAATTTTGGCCTTTAGCAAAATTACTAAGGTACAGTGACATCCCATAGATAAATGAGTGACAAGTACGAATTTGAAGAAAGTTGTAACTATGAAccaataaaaatttttaattactgAATTTGGAAGCAAATATTAGCATTATAATAATTACCAGCATATAAAGACAATGAAGAAGATGCGTACCTGGataaataacatataatacagcaTAATTACCAAAAAGTGATTTGTTTATGACAATATCCTTATTCCAGAACTTCTCAAATGTCAACAATGCTGTAATATTATCAAACTTCTGTTCACTAGGCACCAAATCAATGAGAACGATTGTGTTCTCAGGCTGCTCACTGGCAACATTTGCTCCCATAATGCGCACTTGACTTTGCTTCATATAGATTCCATAGGAAATTTCTTGGGCAAACTCAGAGACCAGAGGAAAAAAGGTATATAAAGTGACACTGAGACAAAGTCCAACTCTGATTGGCAATACACACATGCATGGCGATCCAGGAGGTGGATTTGTGTAAGGCTCTGCACATGCCAACATACTACAAACTGCAGAAAAATAAAAGTGACTTGTCAACACTTAGACAAAACATACTACATATATCCTTTACCAGTCAAATATACCAAACATCAAAGAGGATAAAGATGGATTCAATTACGGCTTATGAGCAAGATGAACTACCCAAAttaggaggtggaggtggtagcaACCATATAGGCATTGGTGGGACTGCTTTTGAGGTCCAAGTAGAGCCAGATGGAGAAATTTTGGGAGAATGGCCTAACCCTGTCAGGACAAACATAAACAAGAGTGGAGAAACAGTGAATCTCCATAGATtgtcaataaataaaaaaaatacaaggcTGAAATGTACCTTGATTAGATCCAGAATTTATTAATGGCGATGGTGATGGTGATGGTGATGGTGATGGTGATGGTGAAGGAGCTGGAGGCAGGATAGGAGCCAAAGAAGGGGCTGCATAATGGAACAGGATTGAACATTTCAGTTCTACATTTAAGATTCTTCTTCTTTCCATATTATGAATTAGTTACTACCTTGATAAGATGGTAGAGAAGCATGATTTTGTTTATGCTTAGGGAAGACATCAGGAGCTGGAATGACTGTAGGAGCTTCAGAAAAACCAAAACAAAAAACGAATATATGATTACCGAAAGTTGAGAGGCAATATGTGCAATGCAAATGATTTAAACACTTCAATCATAACCTCCTGCAAGGACTAACAGGAGGAATAAGGAAATAAATTACACAAAGTCAGGGTCTACAACTCACTTTTGTAGTTAtccatttcctcgaaatgcaatCGAGAAGAAAGCCCACAAATATGTTACTATCGTAGGTGGAGTGTGATATTAAAATATCCACTGTGAAAGTTTGACTAGTCCTACATTATGTTGGTGAAAGGATCCTAAAGGAATAGGAATGGATTGGTTAACTTTCAATGACTTGGATGAAAACATCCATATAGACCATGTGTCTTAGGTGCACGACATATGAGAATGGACATAGTAACATCCACGTATGACAAGTGAAATGAAACAGGGGCCTATGTTAGGTGCAACATGCTCCAGCTGATCATCATCATTGCAAATCACCATAGGGCTTGAGCACATCATCAGCATATATTAGGAAATGCCCCCAAATTATGATATCTGCTAACAAAAATATCAATCCAATTTGAGTGAGTAAATCAAGCATTAATTCTTAATTGGAAGTACAGAGAAGGTGCTGATGGCATGTATAGCTATACCCTATGGGGATTTAACGGAAATATTATGAGAGTGCATTTCAGTCTCCCATTAGGTTTGAATtcaaaataaggatttaagtagATGTCACAATAAAGCACGGTATGCAGATTTGAAGGGAAGGACATTTATTGAGCTTAtggttcaattttcaaaattaatatacaatgttccatttttttttctaaatacctTTTGAGGGTGAGTTATATGTTGGAGATATATCCCTCTGAGTATCGATTGGTGGGGAAGCAACTAGCATGCCAAAGCTCTTCCCCCTATGGCCATGACTGGTAATTGATTTAGATGATGATGCAGATCCTGCAAACCTTAAGTTTAATCATTGACCTATTTAATCAGGAACTAAACCAAAATTTTACAAGATATTTTGTAAGAATGGATATCAGAATATGCTCACCATGAAGTTTGTTATTGGGTGTAGCAAATGCAGTTGTTGGAGCTACTTTTGGTACAATTGGTGGCTTGTtggatggacttggatttgagaATCTTGGAAGACCTATAGTTGTGCAGCAATGTAAATAAGACTTGTGGCATACGCAGGTGAAATCAAATCAATTCAAATGCATCCATGAATAGCAATACATCTGGGCAACCACTCAGGCATTCATAAACAATGGCACCCACAGAATAGCAGTGAAAAAAGGAACTTCCTACTTGGTACTTGCTTAAACAAAGGAAATGTAGTAAGATCAGTTCAGGAAGTATCCCATTAATAGTGTTGGTATAAGCTCAACCTGAAGCCACAAGAGAATTTGGTCGATGCTTTCCATTTGGAATGCTAGCTGTTGACCTCTTATGACCTGCTATGGGAAAAACAGATGAAGCAGTTGACAATAGCATAAATGGGAGGGAACCAGGAAGCACATCATTATTTGTATATGAACAACTACTGTCACAAGATTTGAATCACATTGCGAGGCCTCAGCTGTAGGTACTAAACCAGGAATACCTTTGAGGAAAGTGACTGAACTAGGTGCCAATTCTCTCTCAGAATTCCCAATTTGTACAGAATggctttctatatcttttccctGTGAAGAGTAGGGTGATGAAACTGGTGCAATAGGCATGCTAAGCCCTGTGAGAAAAATGCAATATGTGATTTTGATTAGGAAATACACCATTATAGGTACAAATTTTTTGGCAAGCATGGAGAACTCCATGCCGAATAAGCATTAAGCAGCACTTGCAGTGTTAAGTGTCGCCCACACTTGACCTGTGTTTGTGTACTTAATTTTCTCAGGTATTTGACATAAATTAGAAGTGTGCCTACAGTTTCAAGACAAGAAGAAGAGGTCTCTGAAATAAGTGGTGGTATAAGCTGTCAAATTCAAAAACTTCTGTTCTAGTGTATAAGTGGTTTTGTAAATTGACAAAGCATGTTAGGAAGTATAAGTACTTGAGTTTGAGGGAAGCTTTGGGGTCAGTAACTTAGGAGCAATGCAGATCATGGCAACAAGTATATGTCCAAATCTGATAACAGACCCAGTTGAGAGGGATCAACATAGAGTTCAATTTCAACTGGAAACCAACCACAGACTTCAAGATGTACATAA
Coding sequences within it:
- the LOC122013359 gene encoding receptor-like serine/threonine-protein kinase ALE2 isoform X2, which codes for MYRRCELSCRWIFCVLAVSSSICRLEGLSMPIAPVSSPYSSQGKDIESHSVQIGNSERELAPSSVTFLKGHKRSTASIPNGKHRPNSLVASGLPRFSNPSPSNKPPIVPKVAPTTAFATPNNKLHGSASSSKSITSHGHRGKSFGMLVASPPIDTQRDISPTYNSPSKAPTVIPAPDVFPKHKQNHASLPSYQAPSLAPILPPAPSPSPSPSPSPSPSPLINSGSNQGLGHSPKISPSGSTWTSKAVPPMPIWLLPPPPPNLVCSMLACAEPYTNPPPGSPCMCVLPIRVGLCLSVTLYTFFPLVSEFAQEISYGIYMKQSQVRIMGANVASEQPENTIVLIDLVPSEQKFDNITALLTFEKFWNKDIVINKSLFGNYAVLYVIYPGLPPSPPRAPVGINISGEFDNNNNGRTMKPLGVDVRKQKQKTSRNWTPVIVLSSFTALILCVGAIWLLLKHQGHSHLPEIDLHKTLSLFGKSPGTRHIILGSKLFSESASICSSVTTYNGSAKTFTLAEIERATNRFDEARVIGEGGFGRVYHGALEDGIQVAVKVLKRNDQQGGREFLAEVEMLSRLHHRNLVKLIGICIEDYTRCLVYELIPNGSVESHLHGVDKKTAPLDWNARMKIALGAARGLAYLHEDSSPGVIHRDFKSSNILLENDYTPKVSDFGLARTALDEGKLHISTQVMGTFGYVAPEYAMTGHLLVKSDVYSYGVVLLELLTGRKPVDMLRPSGQENLVTWARPLLTNMDNLKMIVDPVLATSVLIDSVAKVAAIASMCVQPEVSHRPFMGEVVQALKLVYNECNQINFTTRSCNQDEFSTQDAGAGVSNLSCLESERVLLEFDGLDKSIFDKDEASSFQWHSASGPLAMTKSKEFWQRLRSFSTGSVSEPKAPNRFGTSSTYCK
- the LOC122013359 gene encoding receptor-like serine/threonine-protein kinase ALE2 isoform X3 — encoded protein: MYRRCELSCRWIFCVLAVSSSICRLEGLSMPIAPVSSPYSSQGKDIESHSVQIGNSERELAPSSVTFLKAGHKRSTASIPNGKHRPNSLVASGLPRFSNPSPSNKPPIVPKVAPTTAFATPNNKLHGSASSSKSITSHGHRGKSFGMLVASPPIDTQRDISPTYNSPSKVIPAPDVFPKHKQNHASLPSYQAPSLAPILPPAPSPSPSPSPSPSPSPLINSGSNQGLGHSPKISPSGSTWTSKAVPPMPIWLLPPPPPNLVCSMLACAEPYTNPPPGSPCMCVLPIRVGLCLSVTLYTFFPLVSEFAQEISYGIYMKQSQVRIMGANVASEQPENTIVLIDLVPSEQKFDNITALLTFEKFWNKDIVINKSLFGNYAVLYVIYPGLPPSPPRAPVGINISGEFDNNNNGRTMKPLGVDVRKQKQKTSRNWTPVIVLSSFTALILCVGAIWLLLKHQGHSHLPEIDLHKTLSLFGKSPGTRHIILGSKLFSESASICSSVTTYNGSAKTFTLAEIERATNRFDEARVIGEGGFGRVYHGALEDGIQVAVKVLKRNDQQGGREFLAEVEMLSRLHHRNLVKLIGICIEDYTRCLVYELIPNGSVESHLHGVDKKTAPLDWNARMKIALGAARGLAYLHEDSSPGVIHRDFKSSNILLENDYTPKVSDFGLARTALDEGKLHISTQVMGTFGYVAPEYAMTGHLLVKSDVYSYGVVLLELLTGRKPVDMLRPSGQENLVTWARPLLTNMDNLKMIVDPVLATSVLIDSVAKVAAIASMCVQPEVSHRPFMGEVVQALKLVYNECNQINFTTRSCNQDEFSTQDAGAGVSNLSCLESERVLLEFDGLDKSIFDKDEASSFQWHSASGPLAMTKSKEFWQRLRSFSTGSVSEPKAPNRFGTSSTYCK
- the LOC122013359 gene encoding receptor-like serine/threonine-protein kinase ALE2 isoform X1 → MYRRCELSCRWIFCVLAVSSSICRLEGLSMPIAPVSSPYSSQGKDIESHSVQIGNSERELAPSSVTFLKAGHKRSTASIPNGKHRPNSLVASGLPRFSNPSPSNKPPIVPKVAPTTAFATPNNKLHGSASSSKSITSHGHRGKSFGMLVASPPIDTQRDISPTYNSPSKAPTVIPAPDVFPKHKQNHASLPSYQAPSLAPILPPAPSPSPSPSPSPSPSPLINSGSNQGLGHSPKISPSGSTWTSKAVPPMPIWLLPPPPPNLVCSMLACAEPYTNPPPGSPCMCVLPIRVGLCLSVTLYTFFPLVSEFAQEISYGIYMKQSQVRIMGANVASEQPENTIVLIDLVPSEQKFDNITALLTFEKFWNKDIVINKSLFGNYAVLYVIYPGLPPSPPRAPVGINISGEFDNNNNGRTMKPLGVDVRKQKQKTSRNWTPVIVLSSFTALILCVGAIWLLLKHQGHSHLPEIDLHKTLSLFGKSPGTRHIILGSKLFSESASICSSVTTYNGSAKTFTLAEIERATNRFDEARVIGEGGFGRVYHGALEDGIQVAVKVLKRNDQQGGREFLAEVEMLSRLHHRNLVKLIGICIEDYTRCLVYELIPNGSVESHLHGVDKKTAPLDWNARMKIALGAARGLAYLHEDSSPGVIHRDFKSSNILLENDYTPKVSDFGLARTALDEGKLHISTQVMGTFGYVAPEYAMTGHLLVKSDVYSYGVVLLELLTGRKPVDMLRPSGQENLVTWARPLLTNMDNLKMIVDPVLATSVLIDSVAKVAAIASMCVQPEVSHRPFMGEVVQALKLVYNECNQINFTTRSCNQDEFSTQDAGAGVSNLSCLESERVLLEFDGLDKSIFDKDEASSFQWHSASGPLAMTKSKEFWQRLRSFSTGSVSEPKAPNRFGTSSTYCK
- the LOC122013359 gene encoding receptor-like serine/threonine-protein kinase ALE2 isoform X4: MPIAPVSSPYSSQGKDIESHSVQIGNSERELAPSSVTFLKAGHKRSTASIPNGKHRPNSLVASGLPRFSNPSPSNKPPIVPKVAPTTAFATPNNKLHGSASSSKSITSHGHRGKSFGMLVASPPIDTQRDISPTYNSPSKAPTVIPAPDVFPKHKQNHASLPSYQAPSLAPILPPAPSPSPSPSPSPSPSPLINSGSNQGLGHSPKISPSGSTWTSKAVPPMPIWLLPPPPPNLVCSMLACAEPYTNPPPGSPCMCVLPIRVGLCLSVTLYTFFPLVSEFAQEISYGIYMKQSQVRIMGANVASEQPENTIVLIDLVPSEQKFDNITALLTFEKFWNKDIVINKSLFGNYAVLYVIYPGLPPSPPRAPVGINISGEFDNNNNGRTMKPLGVDVRKQKQKTSRNWTPVIVLSSFTALILCVGAIWLLLKHQGHSHLPEIDLHKTLSLFGKSPGTRHIILGSKLFSESASICSSVTTYNGSAKTFTLAEIERATNRFDEARVIGEGGFGRVYHGALEDGIQVAVKVLKRNDQQGGREFLAEVEMLSRLHHRNLVKLIGICIEDYTRCLVYELIPNGSVESHLHGVDKKTAPLDWNARMKIALGAARGLAYLHEDSSPGVIHRDFKSSNILLENDYTPKVSDFGLARTALDEGKLHISTQVMGTFGYVAPEYAMTGHLLVKSDVYSYGVVLLELLTGRKPVDMLRPSGQENLVTWARPLLTNMDNLKMIVDPVLATSVLIDSVAKVAAIASMCVQPEVSHRPFMGEVVQALKLVYNECNQINFTTRSCNQDEFSTQDAGAGVSNLSCLESERVLLEFDGLDKSIFDKDEASSFQWHSASGPLAMTKSKEFWQRLRSFSTGSVSEPKAPNRFGTSSTYCK
- the LOC122013359 gene encoding receptor-like serine/threonine-protein kinase ALE2 isoform X5; this encodes MLVASPPIDTQRDISPTYNSPSKAPTVIPAPDVFPKHKQNHASLPSYQAPSLAPILPPAPSPSPSPSPSPSPSPLINSGSNQGLGHSPKISPSGSTWTSKAVPPMPIWLLPPPPPNLVCSMLACAEPYTNPPPGSPCMCVLPIRVGLCLSVTLYTFFPLVSEFAQEISYGIYMKQSQVRIMGANVASEQPENTIVLIDLVPSEQKFDNITALLTFEKFWNKDIVINKSLFGNYAVLYVIYPGLPPSPPRAPVGINISGEFDNNNNGRTMKPLGVDVRKQKQKTSRNWTPVIVLSSFTALILCVGAIWLLLKHQGHSHLPEIDLHKTLSLFGKSPGTRHIILGSKLFSESASICSSVTTYNGSAKTFTLAEIERATNRFDEARVIGEGGFGRVYHGALEDGIQVAVKVLKRNDQQGGREFLAEVEMLSRLHHRNLVKLIGICIEDYTRCLVYELIPNGSVESHLHGVDKKTAPLDWNARMKIALGAARGLAYLHEDSSPGVIHRDFKSSNILLENDYTPKVSDFGLARTALDEGKLHISTQVMGTFGYVAPEYAMTGHLLVKSDVYSYGVVLLELLTGRKPVDMLRPSGQENLVTWARPLLTNMDNLKMIVDPVLATSVLIDSVAKVAAIASMCVQPEVSHRPFMGEVVQALKLVYNECNQINFTTRSCNQDEFSTQDAGAGVSNLSCLESERVLLEFDGLDKSIFDKDEASSFQWHSASGPLAMTKSKEFWQRLRSFSTGSVSEPKAPNRFGTSSTYCK